The following coding sequences are from one Aethina tumida isolate Nest 87 chromosome 2, icAetTumi1.1, whole genome shotgun sequence window:
- the LOC109600585 gene encoding facilitated trehalose transporter Tret1-like, translated as MKIVLDSLINSRLLFQYLATATGCITFLSSGMHYGWASPSLPQLLANDSQIPMTSDDGSWVATMSVLGNIPGSILGGYASDAIGRRYSILLTAPIYFMSWIMVAFAPSKILLNIARFSAGIADGLIYTSFPMYIGEISDPNIRGLLGSCIQVSLVIGVLLINVIGVNLNIKYTALISSLFPVLHFLTFYFMPESPYYLIMRGKKEEAKESLQVFNRNEDIGEHFQRVSDAVEQDKQATGSIWDLFTVRSNRRAAVIVFGLRAFQQFSGIAAIMFYAKIIFQEASGDISANLSTIIYFIIQLVVSLLSSFLVDKTGRRPLLIFSIIGSAASLAAEGFYFFFENDDIYDTSLIYLPLIALLTFVVIFNIGMGTIPVLILGEFFPTNVKAFALCLADIVSCTTVSISAKFFQITRDDFGMHVPFFSFTVSCLLGLVFILFCVPETKGKTLEEIQEHLRGEHKKESDISME; from the coding sequence GATGTATAACATTTCTATCGTCGGGAATGCACTATGGCTGGGCCTCGCCGTCCCTTCCTCAGTTACTGGCGAACGATTCCCAGATTCCCATGACTAGCGATGATGGTTCTTGGGTGGCCACCATGTCGGTGTTGGGGAACATACCCGGCTCCATTCTGGGTGGGTACGCTTCGGACGCCATAGGAAGAAGATACAGCATCCTTCTGACTGCACCAATATACTTCATGTCTTGGATAATGGTGGCTTTTGCACCCTCGAAGATACTCCTCAACATAGCCCGGTTCTCCGCCGGTATTGCAGACGGTTTGATCTACACGTCCTTCCCCATGTATATTGGGGAAATATCAGACCCGAATATTAGGGGGTTGTTGGGGTCTTGCATACAGGTGTCTTTGGTTATAGGGGTTTTGCTCATTAACGTCATAGGGGTGAACCTCAACATCAAGTACACGGCTCTAATATCGTCCCTTTTCCCAGTGCTGCACTTTTTGACCTTCTACTTCATGCCTGAAAGCCCGTACTATCTGATAATGAGGGGCAAAAAGGAGGAAGCCAAGGAGAGTCTGCAAGTCTTCAACAGGAACGAAGACATCGGCGAGCACTTCCAAAGAGTTTCCGACGCAGTGGAACAAGACAAGCAAGCAACCGGAAGTATTTGGGACCTCTTCACTGTTAGGAGCAACCGTAGGGCAGCTGTGATCGTCTTCGGACTAAGGGCGTTTCAGCAATTTTCAGGAATTGCTGCTATAATGTTCTATGCTAAAATCATCTTCCAGGAGGCCAGTGGGGACATTTCCGCTAATCTCTCCACCATTATTTACTTCATCATTCAGTTGGTTGTGTCCTTGCTTTCGTCCTTCCTTGTAGACAAAACTGGAAGGCGTCCTCTTTTAATATTCTCTATTATTGGCTCCGCCGCGTCACTTGCTGCGGAAGGCTTCTACTTCTTCTTTGAAAACGACGACATTTACGACACATCACTGATTTATCTACCTTTAATCGCGTTATTGACTtttgttgtaatatttaacattggaATGGGCACAATTCCGGTGCTCATTCTAGGAGAGTTCTTCCCCACGAACGTCAAAGCCTTCGCTTTGTGTCTGGCTGACATAGTGTCGTGCACTACTGTCTCCATTTCGGCCAAATTCTTCCAAATTACCAGAGACGACTTTGGTATGCATGTGCCATTCTTTTCGTTCACCGTCAGCTGCTTGCTGGGATTGGTGTTCATTCTATTTTGTGTTCCCGAAACAAAAGGGAAAACTTTGGAGGAAATACAGGAGCATCTGAGGGGCGAGCACAAAAAGGAATCGGATATTTCTATGgaataa